In the genome of Candidatus Rokuibacteriota bacterium, the window GCCGACAGCGCATCGTGATCATCGGCGCCGCCCTGGCCGGGGCGACCGCGGCTGCGACGCTGCGGGAGGAGGGCTTTGACGGCCAGGTGCGGCTGATCGGCGCGGAGTCCCGGCCGCCTTACAATCGCCCGCCGCTGTCCAAGGGGTACCTGCGCGGCCAGGAGGCGTTCGAGGACGCGCTCGTCAAACCCGTGGACTACTACGCCGCGCAGGACATCGAGCTGAGGCTCGGCGTACGCGCGGCTGCCATCGACGCCGGCCGGAAGCTCGTGACGCTCGAGGGCGGCAAGCAGGTTGCCTACGACCGGCTGCTGGTGGCCACCGGCGGGCGCAACCGAACGCCGCCCGTGCCCGGCGCCGACCTCGAGGGCGTCCTGCAGCTGCGCACCGTCGAGGACTGCGAGCGGATCCGCGCAGCCGCCCGGCCTGCGTGTCGCGCCGTCGTGGTCGGGCTCGGCTTCATCGGCTCGGAGGTGACGGCTTCGCTGCGCCAGCTCGGCGTGGAGGTCGTGGCGATCGAGGGCTACCGGGTGCCGCTGGCCCGCGTCCTCGGCGAAGAGGTCGGGGGGGTGCTCGCGGACATCCATCGCGAGAAGGGTGCGGAGCTGGCGCTGGAGGACTCCGTCACTGCCTTTGAAGGCTCCGGCCGGGTCGAGCGCGTGCGCACCACGAAGGGGCGGCTGTTCGAATGCGACCTGGTGGTGGCCGGGATCGGGATCACGCCCAACAGCGAGCTGCTGGCGGCGGCCGGGGCCGCCGTCGACAACGGTGTGCTCGTGGACGAGCGGTGCCGGACCTCGCTGCCCGATGTCTACGCCGCGGGGGACGTGACCAGCCACCTCCACCCGATCTTCGGCCGCCTGCGCGTGGAGCACTGGAACAACGGGCAGCAACAGGGACGCGCCGCGGCCCGGTCGATGCTCGGCGCGGAGCGGCCCTACGACTATCTCCATTCCTTCTGGTCCGACCAGTACGAGCACGTCATCGAGTACGTCGGCTTCGCGGCCCGTTGGGACCGCCTCGTCTTTCGCGGGTCGCTCGGGAGCCGCAGATTCCTGGGCTTCTACCTGAAGGAGGGGCTCGTGCGCGCGGCAGTGGGCCTCAACCGCGGCGCTGAGGCCATCGAGGAGACGACGGATGGGGACGTCGCCGGAGCAGATCCACAATGTCGACGCCCACTGTCAGCCGCAACCGTGGGCGGCCTGAGGCGACGAAAGGATCATGGCGGATCGTCATTCGTCATATCCGCCGCTCGCTGACTATGCCATCATCGGCGACTGCCGCTCGGCGGCGCTGATCTCGCGGAACGGCTCTGTCGACTGGCTGTGCCTTCCGCGGTTCGATGGGCCGTCGCTGTTCGGCGCACTGCTTGACCGGCGTCGCGGCGGCTCGTTTGCGGTCCACCCGGCCGCATCATTCACCACTCGCCGGCGGTACCTCGAGCGGACCAACGTCCTGGAGACGACGCTCGCCACCGACGGTGGAACGGCGCGCCTGGTGGACCTCATGCCCGTGGCGTCCGAGGAGGAGAAGCGGCGCCAGCTCGCGCCGGAGCATGAGGTCCTGCGCATGCTCGAGGGCGTGGACGGAGAGGTCGACCTGCAGATTCAATGCGACCCTCGGCCGCACTACGGCGCGCTCATCCCTGCGCTCGACGATCGTGGCCCCCTCGGCTACTGCTTCCAGTATGGCGCCGAGGCGCTGGTGCTCCGGAGCGACATCCCGCTCGAACGCGCTCCCAGTCAGCCGGGCCTCCGCGGCCGTGTCAGACTCCGGCGGGGCGAGCGCCGCTTCATATCGCTCGCGTACGCGCACCGCGAGCCCGCGGTCCTTCCGCTCTTGGGCGAGGCGGCCGAGCACCGGCTCGCGCAGACTATCCAGTGGTGGCACGGCTGGGCCTCACGCTGCCGGTACGATGGAGTGCACCGTGACGCCGTCGTCCGCAGCATGCTGACGCTCAAGCTGATGTCCTACGCCCCGTCCGGCGCCGTGATCGCGGCACCGACCACGTCCTTGCCCGAGCGCATCGGCGGCGTTCGCAATTGGGACTACCGCTACTGCTGGTTGCGCGATGCGTCCCTCACCATGCGAGCGCTCATGGACCTCGGCTACGACGACGAGGCTCGCGCCTTCCTCGCGTGGATGCTCCACTCGACGCGACTCACGTGGCCCGAGCTCAACATCCTCTACGATGTCCATGGCGACACACATCTGCCGGAGCGCGAGCTGGACCATCTCGAGGGCTACGCCGAGTCGCGACCGGTACGCGTCGGCAATGGAGCAGCCGACCAGCTGCAGCTCGACGTCTACGGCGAAGTCGCCGACGCGGTGTTCGAGTTCGTTCGACGCGGCGGCCGCCTCGACCGCACGACCGCGCGCCTGCTTGTTGGGCTGGGCCACACAGTCT includes:
- a CDS encoding FAD-dependent oxidoreductase encodes the protein MSRQRIVIIGAALAGATAAATLREEGFDGQVRLIGAESRPPYNRPPLSKGYLRGQEAFEDALVKPVDYYAAQDIELRLGVRAAAIDAGRKLVTLEGGKQVAYDRLLVATGGRNRTPPVPGADLEGVLQLRTVEDCERIRAAARPACRAVVVGLGFIGSEVTASLRQLGVEVVAIEGYRVPLARVLGEEVGGVLADIHREKGAELALEDSVTAFEGSGRVERVRTTKGRLFECDLVVAGIGITPNSELLAAAGAAVDNGVLVDERCRTSLPDVYAAGDVTSHLHPIFGRLRVEHWNNGQQQGRAAARSMLGAERPYDYLHSFWSDQYEHVIEYVGFAARWDRLVFRGSLGSRRFLGFYLKEGLVRAAVGLNRGAEAIEETTDGDVAGADPQCRRPLSAATVGGLRRRKDHGGSSFVISAAR
- a CDS encoding glycoside hydrolase family 15 protein, with protein sequence MADRHSSYPPLADYAIIGDCRSAALISRNGSVDWLCLPRFDGPSLFGALLDRRRGGSFAVHPAASFTTRRRYLERTNVLETTLATDGGTARLVDLMPVASEEEKRRQLAPEHEVLRMLEGVDGEVDLQIQCDPRPHYGALIPALDDRGPLGYCFQYGAEALVLRSDIPLERAPSQPGLRGRVRLRRGERRFISLAYAHREPAVLPLLGEAAEHRLAQTIQWWHGWASRCRYDGVHRDAVVRSMLTLKLMSYAPSGAVIAAPTTSLPERIGGVRNWDYRYCWLRDASLTMRALMDLGYDDEARAFLAWMLHSTRLTWPELNILYDVHGDTHLPERELDHLEGYAESRPVRVGNGAADQLQLDVYGEVADAVFEFVRRGGRLDRTTARLLVGLGHTVCRRWREPDEGIWEVRGGRRHHTYSKAMCWVALDRLIRLSEAGHLKAPISTFAPQRDAIRAAIEARGYNRTLRSYVSVFDGDDLDASLLLLARYRYAEPTAPRMIETCERVHERLGVNGLLYRYLVEDGLPPGEGAFGIASFWGITCRCLQSDLDGAASALARLCSLANDVGLFGEEIDPATGAQLGNFPQAFTHVGLIDAALALGIAKQQRREQPARVRSSDPGAAG